The following proteins are co-located in the Apium graveolens cultivar Ventura chromosome 5, ASM990537v1, whole genome shotgun sequence genome:
- the LOC141661445 gene encoding putative protein phosphatase 2C 21 isoform X2 gives MGVYLSTPKTAKASEDGEDDRLKFGASSMQGWRSTMEDAHAALLDLDDSTAFFGVYDGHGGKQVAKFCAKYLHQQVLKQEAYINGDLCDSLRHAFLRMDEMMRGERGWRELATMGDTTDQIYGRIEGFIWHKNHFEKHHSEKHQAENKEQIDDWTPEKGPHSDFEGPKYGSTACVAVVRGNQLVVANAGDSRCVISRKGQAFNMSKDHKPELKSEKDRIYAAGGYIYGGRVNRTLNLARAIGDSELKSDHSRPAEEQIVTANPDLRTVELDGDDEFLVLACDGIWDCMSSQELVDFVHEQLKSESKLSVVIESVFDKCIAPKAIGAGCDNMTMILVLFKSSNYYQNVLS, from the exons ATGGGGGTATATCTGAGCACACCGAAAACTGCCAAAGCATCAGAGGATGGTGAGGATGACAGGCTTAAGTTTGGTGCATCATCCATGCAGGGATGGCGATCAACTATGGAAGACGCG CATGCAGCTCTTCTCGATTTGGACGATTCAACAGCTTTCTTTGGTGTTTATGATGGCCATGGAG GTAAACAAGTTGCCAAGTTTTGCGCCAAGTATCTACACCAGCAGGTGCTCAAGCAAGAAGCTTATATCAATGGAGATCTATGTGATTCTCTGCGACATGCATTTCTCAG AATGGATGAGATGATGCGTGGAGAAAGAGGTTGGCGAGAGCTCGCGACAATGGGAGATACAACAGACCAAATTTATGGCAGAATTGAAGGATTTATATGGCATAAGAATCATTTTGAGAAGCATCATTCTGAGAAGCATCAGGCTGAGAATAAAGAGCAGATCGATGACTGGACTCCTGAGAAG GGACCTCACTCTGATTTCGAAGGACCAAAATATGGAAGCACGGCTTGTGTTGCAGTGGTTCGTGGAAACCAACTGGTGGTTGCAAATGCTGGTGATTCTCGCTGTGTAATATCTCGAAAGGGTCAG GCATTCAACATGTCCAAAGACCACAAGCCTGAATTGAAGAGTGAAAAAGATCGAATATATGCAGCAGGTGGCTATATCTATGGTGGTCGGGTTAACAGGACACTAAACTTGGCAAGAGCAATTG GGGATTCAGAACTGAAAAGCGATCATTCGCGGCCTGCTGAGGAGCAAATTGTCACTGCTAATCCAGATTTAAGAACT GTTGAGCTTGATGGAGATGATGAATTTCTTGTTCTTGCTTGTGATGGAATATG GGATTGCATGTCGAGCCAAGAACTCGTGGACTTTGTTCACGAGCAGTTGAAATCT GAAAGCAAGCTTTCAGTGGTAATAGAGAGTGTATTTGACAAGTGCATTGCTCCAAAAGCTATAGGAGCAGGATGTGACAACATGACAATGATATTAGTGCTGTTTAAGAGTTCTAATTATTATCAAAATGTCTTGAGTTGA
- the LOC141661445 gene encoding putative protein phosphatase 2C 21 isoform X1, producing the protein MWLISILKGYRIIMGVYLSTPKTAKASEDGEDDRLKFGASSMQGWRSTMEDAHAALLDLDDSTAFFGVYDGHGGKQVAKFCAKYLHQQVLKQEAYINGDLCDSLRHAFLRMDEMMRGERGWRELATMGDTTDQIYGRIEGFIWHKNHFEKHHSEKHQAENKEQIDDWTPEKGPHSDFEGPKYGSTACVAVVRGNQLVVANAGDSRCVISRKGQAFNMSKDHKPELKSEKDRIYAAGGYIYGGRVNRTLNLARAIGDSELKSDHSRPAEEQIVTANPDLRTVELDGDDEFLVLACDGIWDCMSSQELVDFVHEQLKSESKLSVVIESVFDKCIAPKAIGAGCDNMTMILVLFKSSNYYQNVLS; encoded by the exons ATGTGGTTGATTTCAATCCTGAAAG GTTACCGGATAATAATGGGGGTATATCTGAGCACACCGAAAACTGCCAAAGCATCAGAGGATGGTGAGGATGACAGGCTTAAGTTTGGTGCATCATCCATGCAGGGATGGCGATCAACTATGGAAGACGCG CATGCAGCTCTTCTCGATTTGGACGATTCAACAGCTTTCTTTGGTGTTTATGATGGCCATGGAG GTAAACAAGTTGCCAAGTTTTGCGCCAAGTATCTACACCAGCAGGTGCTCAAGCAAGAAGCTTATATCAATGGAGATCTATGTGATTCTCTGCGACATGCATTTCTCAG AATGGATGAGATGATGCGTGGAGAAAGAGGTTGGCGAGAGCTCGCGACAATGGGAGATACAACAGACCAAATTTATGGCAGAATTGAAGGATTTATATGGCATAAGAATCATTTTGAGAAGCATCATTCTGAGAAGCATCAGGCTGAGAATAAAGAGCAGATCGATGACTGGACTCCTGAGAAG GGACCTCACTCTGATTTCGAAGGACCAAAATATGGAAGCACGGCTTGTGTTGCAGTGGTTCGTGGAAACCAACTGGTGGTTGCAAATGCTGGTGATTCTCGCTGTGTAATATCTCGAAAGGGTCAG GCATTCAACATGTCCAAAGACCACAAGCCTGAATTGAAGAGTGAAAAAGATCGAATATATGCAGCAGGTGGCTATATCTATGGTGGTCGGGTTAACAGGACACTAAACTTGGCAAGAGCAATTG GGGATTCAGAACTGAAAAGCGATCATTCGCGGCCTGCTGAGGAGCAAATTGTCACTGCTAATCCAGATTTAAGAACT GTTGAGCTTGATGGAGATGATGAATTTCTTGTTCTTGCTTGTGATGGAATATG GGATTGCATGTCGAGCCAAGAACTCGTGGACTTTGTTCACGAGCAGTTGAAATCT GAAAGCAAGCTTTCAGTGGTAATAGAGAGTGTATTTGACAAGTGCATTGCTCCAAAAGCTATAGGAGCAGGATGTGACAACATGACAATGATATTAGTGCTGTTTAAGAGTTCTAATTATTATCAAAATGTCTTGAGTTGA